Proteins encoded in a region of the Drosophila busckii strain San Diego stock center, stock number 13000-0081.31 chromosome 2L, ASM1175060v1, whole genome shotgun sequence genome:
- the LOC108595698 gene encoding uncharacterized protein LOC108595698: protein MSSSRLRNADRNANEEQLGAKPKTKTDNNMQQSTTVGALSANYMELEFSQVEATGFSELPVSYATSTVVPLVYREQGPPTPPPLSQIPSRESRLLHSAPNTPSRGKVVLSKKERKELSKQLGLEEFGIGSSSSVQSSPYKGRVSELKNCIARGLFATLHRGSQKVATSHMDNYCLFDPVDFINEKALRYPNNAKHGLRDPLFSSRQHLVCEDEEELVPEVIYDGDELEETIIIETSAEAELETEASACALPQYEHHNYFIIDPDDFEMEAAPPMLDIGIPNPYTNEQLVNAKLEQQNLQSDMSNSQESKDTETTSTALVESSTSTNSASSSGSSSTTQQKKKLTFLNLSPFRTTNKKSTQKSNTEQRAISELVTSDHMLHLQQLLQQQRKDQRAHTVPIESNYVLFNPGPVPSRHVQYKIRKPRPLSTHSDADSGFLSPCSPDELKANPAILVLQQCDSVQGYIEVSLD from the exons ATGTCAAGCAGTCGGCTACGCAACGCCGATCGCAACGCCAATGAGGAGCAGCTGGGCGCCAAGCCCAAAACAAAGACTGACAACAATATGCAGCAGTCAACAACAGTCGGCGCATTGTCAGCCAACTACATGGAGCTGGAGTTTAGCCAAGTTGAGGCCACAGGCTTTAGCGAGCTGCCTGTAAGCTATGCCACCAGCACAGTGGTGCCTTTGGTTTATCGCGAACAGGGACCGCCCACACCGCCGCCGCTGTCGCAGATACCTTCGAGGGAGTCGCGGCTGCTGCACTCGGCACCGAATACGCCCAGTCGCGGCAAAGTGGTGTTGAGCAAAAAGGAGCGCAAGGAGCTGAGCAAGCAGCTGGGCCTCGAGGAGTTTGgcatcggcagcagcagctcagtgCAGTCAAGTCCCTACAAAGGACGTGTCAGTGAGCTAAAGAACTGCATAGCGCGTGGACTCTTTGCCACGCTGCATCGTGGCTCACAAAA GGTTGCCACCTCGCATATGGACAACTATTGTCTGTTTGATCCTGTGGATTTCATCAATGAAAAGGCTTTGCGTTATCCGAACAACGCCAAGCACGGACTGCGTGATCCTTTGTTCAGCTCACGGCAGCATTTGGTGTGCGAGGATGAGGAGGAGCTGGTGCCAGAGGTTATCTACGATGGCGATGAGCTGGAGGAAACAATTATCATCGAAACCTCAGCCGAAGCAGAGCTCGAAACTGAAGCCAGCGCTTGTGCTTTACCCCAGTACGAACATCATAATTACTTTATCATAGATCCGGATGATTTTGAAATGGAAGCAGCGCCACCTATGCTAGACATAGGCATACCCAATCCCTATACCAATGAGCAACTAGTCAATGccaagctggagcagcagaaTCTACAAAGCGACATGTCCAACAGTCAAGAGTCCAAAGATACGGAAACCACCTCCACAGCTTTAGTTGAATCCTCCACCTCAACCAACTCGGCCAGCTCCAGTGGCAGCTCCAGCactacacagcaaaaaaagaagctAACCTTTCTCAATCTGTCGCCCTTTCGTACGACTAACAAGAAATCTACGCAGAAATCAAATACGGAACAACGCGCTATCTCCGAGTTAGTTACCTCGGATCACatgttgcacttgcaacaattgttgcaacaacagcgcaaGGATCAACGCGCTCATACTGTGCCCATCGAATCGAATTATGTGCTGTTTAATCCTGGCCCCGTGCCGAGTCGCCATGTGCAGTACAAAATACgcaagccacgcccactttcaACGCACAGCGATGCGGATAGTGGATTTCTATCGCCCTGCTCACCAGACGAACTGAAGGCCAATCCGGCTATACTAGTGCTGCAGCAATGCGATAGTGTTCAAGGTTATATTGAGGTGAGTTTGGATTAA